TCCACAGAGGAAAAGTCAACCTCTGGGACAGTGACCAAATCGGGCAATTCAAGATGTCTTAAATGTGGAAAAACCTGCTCAATTGATTGCCCTGCCTTGCTATTGGCAATCAAGTGCTTGATCGTCATTGAGGGGTGTTCCGCAACGAGCCGTATCAACTCAGCGCCTGTGTAGCCAGAGGCACCAATTATTGCGATCTGATAGGTCATTTCATTTCCTGATTTTTTGTTTCTTGGCGGAATTTACACGGTATCAAAGGCGATTTTTCGTCGCAAAAACTTAGTAGCTTGAACGGAAACTTGATCTGCATCGCCTGTGGTTATGAACTTTGACACTTGTCCGCTTCCCTTCATATTCGGATGGCGGTCAAGATAATCAGCTAGGCTTTCAGCCACAAGGCTTGCTTGCGAAAAAACTTTAACACGTGGGCCAAGGGCATCCTGAAATATATCCTGCATGAGCGGATAATGTGTACAGCCCAAGATAGCAGCCTGTGGTTTTGGCATTTTTCGCAAAAGGGCCGACACATGGCTGCGGACAAGTGCCTCAGCTAGAATGTAATCCCCCTCTTCAATGGCATCCACAACGCCTCCGCACGATTGCGCTTCGACATCAACGCCGATTGCCCGAAACGCCAATTCCCTTTGAAATGCGCGGCTTGAAACTGTGGCAGGTGTTGCAAACAGAGCCACATTTTTGACTGCGACCTCTCTGGGCGGAGAGTTATCACCCCATTGCCGTTCGGTTAGGGCTTCAATAAGAGGTACAAAAACGCCAAGAACACGTTTGTCTGATGGTATCCAGTTTTCTTGCATTCGCCGAAGGGCAGCTGCAGACGCGGTATTGCACGCAAGGATCACTAGATCACATCCGTCTTGCCACAAACGCTCTACGGCATTTTGCGTCAATTGATAAACGTCATCCGCATCGCGAACACCATAAGGCGCATGCGCGTTATCACCCATATAAGCCAGAGGTAAATCAGGCATTCTATGCTGAACCGCATCCAACACCGTTAAGCCGCCTAGTCCTGAATCAAATATGCCAACAGCCATGCTTTAGGCCCTTCTTTTGACTTTGTGATCATTTTCAAATTCAAAGCCATATTCAAACGTTTCAAGAGGAGTTGGCGACAACTCATAGGTTTTTCTTCGCAAGAAATCCATCATTGATTTAGCATCATTACTATTATGTGTGATCTCTTCGCGTGAAATCGGGTCACCAATTGAAACACGTACGGGTGATCCAACCCGGCTGCGAAATTCATTAATTAATAAACCCATGCGCAATGTATTGTGAAGATGACTCGCAATTTGAAACATCCGGCTTGTATGTCCATCAAAAAAAATCGGCACAACCTGAGCAGGTGATTTGGCGATCATGCGGGCTGTAAAAGATCGCCAGCTTGGGTCCATTGGCCGTGAAAATGGGTTCAAACCTGTGGAAACAGTGCCGCCCGGAAAAATTCCGATGGCGCCATCATTGGCAAGATAATCTAAAGCGTATTTTCGCGTGGCTAGGTTTAGCTTTACGGCGTCTTTGGTTTCATCAAATGAAATGGGTAAAACGATCCGGCTTAATTCGTCTGCCTTATTAAAAACTTGATTTGCTAGAATTCGAAAATCCCCGCGAACCAGAGACAAGATATGTCCCATCATTAATCCATCAAGAATTCCATATGGATGATTGGCAACCAGAATAAGTGGGCCGTTTCTTGGAATACTATCGAGGGACCCGTTGATGATGTCCAAAGACAATCCATAACGTTGAACCATTACATTCCAAAAACTCTGACCTTGAGCTATGTCTTTCTCATATCCCCTGGCGCGCCGCATGAGTTTGACGCGGCCCGTCGCATTTTCCATAAGCTTTATCAAAGCGCGTCCACCCCGCGTTTGTGCAGAGGAGGCATAACTGATTTCGCGCGCGATTTGGCGTTCCTGCATCATCCCTTCGGCCTTAATTTTTTTTGCGGGTGTTACGGTATTTTTCAACGCAGTGCCAGCGAACATTTTACCTATTCGGCCGCTTGAGTTAAACCTAAAGTGGTTTCGTCAATTGAGGCTAAAAGAGATTTTCGTTTCGCGGATGCTTTTTTGTAATTTTCCAATTTTACCGGACCAAAGCCCTTGATTGATAGCGGAAGCATTGCCAATTCAATAATAGCGGGTTTTGTCACAGCAGTGTAACGCGTTAGGATACGCTTTAAGTCTTGCTCATACTGGCGAATTAAGCCGCGCTCGATCTTTCTTTCTTCTGAATACCCGAAAATATCAAAGGGTGTTCCCCGCAATAGTTTCATTGAGGCCAGAATTTTAAAGCCTCGCAACATTCCGGGGCCAAATTTACGTTTTTGTGGGCGTCCGTCAGGCCCTGTCTTTGAAAGCAGTGGTGGGGCCAAATGAA
The nucleotide sequence above comes from Rhodobacteraceae bacterium Araon29. Encoded proteins:
- a CDS encoding acyltransferase: MMQERQIAREISYASSAQTRGGRALIKLMENATGRVKLMRRARGYEKDIAQGQSFWNVMVQRYGLSLDIINGSLDSIPRNGPLILVANHPYGILDGLMMGHILSLVRGDFRILANQVFNKADELSRIVLPISFDETKDAVKLNLATRKYALDYLANDGAIGIFPGGTVSTGLNPFSRPMDPSWRSFTARMIAKSPAQVVPIFFDGHTSRMFQIASHLHNTLRMGLLINEFRSRVGSPVRVSIGDPISREEITHNSNDAKSMMDFLRRKTYELSPTPLETFEYGFEFENDHKVKRRA
- the murI gene encoding glutamate racemase, translated to MAVGIFDSGLGGLTVLDAVQHRMPDLPLAYMGDNAHAPYGVRDADDVYQLTQNAVERLWQDGCDLVILACNTASAAALRRMQENWIPSDKRVLGVFVPLIEALTERQWGDNSPPREVAVKNVALFATPATVSSRAFQRELAFRAIGVDVEAQSCGGVVDAIEEGDYILAEALVRSHVSALLRKMPKPQAAILGCTHYPLMQDIFQDALGPRVKVFSQASLVAESLADYLDRHPNMKGSGQVSKFITTGDADQVSVQATKFLRRKIAFDTV